In Pseudomonadota bacterium, a single window of DNA contains:
- a CDS encoding sedoheptulose 7-phosphate cyclase gives MTVQLDVLPKLIELEQIVLDGVSTADTVSKLGSSDVFKELVVWFTNTVIDSPDLMNELASSDDIKAIPIIRRLRACYSQPLKFVFSDLAELSKIIAPNASEGITGFRDELLDNCAGKIRLSKVLSEGPFNAYFKNYEQELVNNNPHALYPTSPYRESRGSVTTGSDDYAFEAVMSCHTYTSIRIEENILDLYNTTLSDIYRPLERCICLVDENVDKHFGKDIENYFKHYSTDLEKLVYRAMEIDKALNTVEKILGDFKLLGVSRNEPILIIGGGVLADIGGLACALYHRNTPYIMVGSSIVSAIDAGPSPRTCCDGYGYKNLLGSYHTPILTITDRSFFKTLKIGWLRHGVAEMIKMGVVKDAELFCDLEEVGADLFKSRFGIEQDNIKTKDIVAKSNKILAGAMRSYVSAEYENLYETHQCRPHAYGHTWSPGFEIKAGLLHGHAVSIGMGFGAFLSRKKDWIDDETFLRIIKLIENFELSLWHDILLEESLIWESQERIIEKRGGNLAAPVPKHRIGNCGYINDLGREELKSSISDYHSFCQSLERKGIGVEPLCSDVGLEDPSTVHVPLRSAFAAE, from the coding sequence ATGACTGTACAATTAGATGTCTTACCCAAGCTTATTGAACTTGAACAAATCGTCTTAGATGGAGTGTCAACTGCTGACACCGTGAGTAAATTAGGGTCATCAGACGTATTTAAAGAGTTAGTGGTATGGTTCACCAACACTGTGATTGACTCACCGGATTTAATGAATGAACTTGCTTCTTCAGATGATATCAAGGCTATACCTATCATTCGTCGCCTTAGGGCATGTTATTCCCAGCCTCTGAAATTTGTGTTTTCTGATTTGGCGGAACTCAGCAAGATTATTGCGCCTAATGCTTCAGAGGGCATAACGGGTTTCAGAGATGAACTTTTAGATAATTGTGCAGGTAAAATTCGTTTATCAAAGGTCTTATCGGAAGGACCTTTTAATGCCTATTTTAAAAATTACGAACAAGAACTTGTAAATAACAATCCGCACGCCTTATATCCGACATCACCGTATCGAGAAAGCCGTGGCTCAGTAACAACTGGCTCTGATGATTATGCATTTGAGGCAGTTATGTCATGCCATACCTACACCTCTATACGTATCGAAGAAAATATACTGGATTTGTATAATACCACCTTAAGCGATATCTACCGACCGCTTGAACGTTGTATTTGTCTTGTAGACGAAAATGTAGACAAGCATTTTGGAAAAGACATTGAGAACTACTTTAAACATTATTCAACGGATCTAGAAAAATTAGTCTACCGAGCGATGGAGATTGATAAAGCGCTTAACACTGTTGAAAAAATCTTAGGTGATTTTAAGTTGCTGGGCGTTTCAAGGAATGAGCCCATACTCATCATTGGAGGTGGCGTTTTAGCGGATATAGGTGGTCTGGCGTGCGCTCTTTATCATCGCAACACACCCTATATCATGGTTGGATCGTCAATCGTCTCTGCTATAGACGCTGGACCGTCACCTCGGACTTGCTGTGATGGATATGGATACAAAAATCTACTTGGCTCCTATCATACACCAATCCTAACGATAACAGATCGTTCGTTTTTTAAGACTCTTAAAATTGGTTGGCTTAGACACGGCGTGGCTGAAATGATTAAAATGGGTGTTGTAAAAGATGCCGAACTGTTTTGTGATCTCGAAGAGGTTGGTGCAGATTTGTTCAAGTCAAGATTTGGTATTGAACAGGACAATATTAAAACAAAAGATATAGTAGCAAAGTCGAACAAAATTTTGGCCGGTGCTATGCGGAGCTATGTTTCTGCAGAATACGAGAATTTATATGAAACACATCAATGCCGCCCTCATGCGTATGGCCATACTTGGTCGCCCGGTTTTGAAATAAAAGCCGGCTTACTGCATGGGCACGCAGTCTCAATAGGAATGGGATTTGGTGCTTTCTTGAGTAGAAAAAAGGATTGGATAGATGACGAAACTTTCCTTCGAATTATTAAATTGATAGAAAATTTTGAGTTGAGTCTTTGGCACGACATTTTATTAGAAGAATCATTAATTTGGGAATCTCAGGAACGTATTATAGAAAAACGCGGAGGTAATCTCGCCGCGCCTGTTCCCAAGCACCGAATTGGTAATTGTGGATACATCAATGATCTTGGGCGTGAAGAACTGAAAAGTTCTATTTCCGACTATCATTCTTTTTGCCAAAGCCTTGAACGTAAAGGTATTGGCGTTGAACCGCTTTGCAGTGATGTTGGTTTGGAAGACCCCTCTACTGTGCATGTTCCTCTACGATCTGCTTTTGCTGCTGAATAA
- the ssb gene encoding single-stranded DNA-binding protein has protein sequence MSGSVNKVILVGNLGREPEVRTMQNGGKVCNLSIATSERWKDRNSGEQQERTEWHRVVVFDDRLVDVAERYLQKGAKVFLEGELQTRKWTDQSGQEKYTTEVVLRKFRGQLTMLDSRAGGSAGQEISQNYSPPEDSGPAPAGSSDLDDEIPF, from the coding sequence ATGTCCGGAAGCGTCAACAAAGTAATACTGGTAGGAAATTTAGGTCGTGAACCGGAGGTCCGTACAATGCAGAACGGCGGAAAGGTTTGTAATTTGTCGATAGCTACTTCCGAGCGTTGGAAAGACCGTAATAGTGGTGAGCAGCAAGAACGGACAGAATGGCATAGAGTGGTCGTTTTTGATGATCGGCTGGTCGATGTTGCGGAACGGTATTTGCAGAAAGGGGCAAAGGTCTTTCTTGAAGGCGAGCTTCAGACCCGAAAATGGACAGACCAATCAGGCCAAGAAAAATATACAACCGAAGTAGTTCTTCGCAAATTTAGAGGACAGCTCACAATGCTAGACTCTCGCGCCGGAGGAAGTGCTGGTCAGGAAATTTCTCAGAATTACTCACCGCCGGAGGATTCTGGCCCCGCACCGGCCGGTAGCAGTGACCTAGATGATGAAATTCCGTTTTAA